A part of Ooceraea biroi isolate clonal line C1 chromosome 10, Obir_v5.4, whole genome shotgun sequence genomic DNA contains:
- the LOC105274738 gene encoding alpha-N-acetylgalactosaminidase isoform X2, with protein MLSFLLVTIAGPTSAESCNAMQAENVTEIDVEFKRMLRNSLRTLCVLLSLATLVPALENGLARTPPMGWLAWERFRCNTDCKNDPDNCISDRLFRTMTDIVVAEGYAAVGYEYINVDDCWLEKERDLNGQLVPDRERFPYGMKSLSDYVHSKGLKFGIYEDYGNYTCAGYPGILGYLEIDAATFASWDVDYVKLDGCYSHPVDMDRGYPEFGFHLNQTGKHMIYSCSWPVYQIYAGMQPNYTAIAEHCNLWRNFDDIQDSWASVESIIDYYGNNQDVIVPNAGPGHWNDPDMLIIGNFGLSYEQSKTQMAIWAILAAPLLMSVDLRTIRPEYKAILQNKKIIAVDQDPLGIQGRRIYKHKGIEIWARPITPVYQNYYSYAIAFVNRRTDGTPSDVSVTLKELGLQYPGGYRVEDLYEDVDYGILSPQTKIKVKVNPSGVVILRCNLNIDDGFRYSPYSPLNQVFKVRQNSFK; from the exons AtgctttcatttttattagtaACGATAGCCGGGCCGACGTCAGCAGAATCGTGCAATGCAATGCAGGCCGAAAACGTCACCGAAATCGACGTAGAGTTTAAAAG AATGCTGCGCAACTCGTTGCGGACCCTTTGTGTACTCCTGTCGCTGGCTACTCTGGTGCCTGCCCTGGAGAATGGTTTGGCCAGGACGCCACCGATGGGCTGGTTGGCCTGGGAGAGATTCAGATGCAACACTGACTGCAAAAATGATCCGGATAATTGCATAAG TGATCGTCTCTTCCGAACTATGACAGATATCGTGGTAGCCGAGGGCTATGCTGCAGTGGGCTATGAGTACATTAACGTGGATGACTGCTGGCTGGAAAAGGAGAGGGACTTGAATGGGCAGCTTGTTCCAGACAGAGAGCGATTCCCATATGGCATGAAGAGCCTGTCTGATTAT GTACACTCAAAAGGTCTTAAGTTTGGCATTTATGAAGATTACGGCAATTACACTTGCGCCGGATATCCAGGTATATTGGGTTACCTGGAAATAGACGCTGCCACGTTCGCATCTTGGGATGTGGACTATGTAAAGTTGGACGGATGTTACTCACATCCCGTCGATATGGATAGAG GCTATCCTGAGTTTGGGTTCCACCTGAATCAAACTGGCAAACACATGATATACTCCTGCAGCTGGCCCGTGTATCAGATCTATGCCGGTATGCAG ccAAACTATACCGCGATAGCGGAACACTGCAATCTTTGGCGCAACTTTGACGACATCCAGGACTCCTGGGCGAGTGTGGAAAGCATTATCGACTATTACGGCAACAATCAGGACGTGATTGTGCCTAATGCTGGGCCTGGTCACTGGAACGATCCTGATATGCTGATCATCGGCAATTTCGGACTGAGCTATGAGCAAAGCAAAACGCAAATGGCAATCTGGGCAATCCTAGCGGCGCCGTTGCTCATGTCCGTTGATCTCAGGACGATCAGACCAGAGTACAAGGCTATTTTGCAAAACAAGAAAATTATCGCCGTGGACCAAGATCCACTGGGCATCCAGGGTCGGCGGATATACAAA CATAAGGGCATTGAGATTTGGGCGAGGCCCATCACCCCAGTTTACCAAAATTACTACTCGTACGCAATCGCGTTCGTCAACAGGCGAACGGATGGTACACCATCGGATGTATCAGTCACACTGAAGGAGCTGGGTCTACAGTATCCGGGAGGATACCGCGTAGAA GATTTGTATGAGGATGTGGATTACGGCATATTGTCACCGCAAACCAAGATCAAGGTGAAAGTGAATCCGTCGGGTGTGGTGATACTGCGGTGTAATTTGAACATAGATGACGGGTTTCGTTACTCGCCGTACTCGCCCTTGAATCAGGTGTTTAAAGTTAGGCAAAACTCATTTAAATGA
- the LOC105274738 gene encoding alpha-N-acetylgalactosaminidase isoform X1 encodes MSQRSFRVNVEHHVDVSRRPPPPPLPSPTLAFFLEMLRNSLRTLCVLLSLATLVPALENGLARTPPMGWLAWERFRCNTDCKNDPDNCISDRLFRTMTDIVVAEGYAAVGYEYINVDDCWLEKERDLNGQLVPDRERFPYGMKSLSDYVHSKGLKFGIYEDYGNYTCAGYPGILGYLEIDAATFASWDVDYVKLDGCYSHPVDMDRGYPEFGFHLNQTGKHMIYSCSWPVYQIYAGMQPNYTAIAEHCNLWRNFDDIQDSWASVESIIDYYGNNQDVIVPNAGPGHWNDPDMLIIGNFGLSYEQSKTQMAIWAILAAPLLMSVDLRTIRPEYKAILQNKKIIAVDQDPLGIQGRRIYKHKGIEIWARPITPVYQNYYSYAIAFVNRRTDGTPSDVSVTLKELGLQYPGGYRVEDLYEDVDYGILSPQTKIKVKVNPSGVVILRCNLNIDDGFRYSPYSPLNQVFKVRQNSFK; translated from the exons ATGTCGCAGCGTTCCTTTCGTGTCAATGTTGAGCATCACGTCGACGTATCACGAcgaccgccaccgccgccactgcCGTCGCCAACGTTGGCCTTCTTTCTCGA AATGCTGCGCAACTCGTTGCGGACCCTTTGTGTACTCCTGTCGCTGGCTACTCTGGTGCCTGCCCTGGAGAATGGTTTGGCCAGGACGCCACCGATGGGCTGGTTGGCCTGGGAGAGATTCAGATGCAACACTGACTGCAAAAATGATCCGGATAATTGCATAAG TGATCGTCTCTTCCGAACTATGACAGATATCGTGGTAGCCGAGGGCTATGCTGCAGTGGGCTATGAGTACATTAACGTGGATGACTGCTGGCTGGAAAAGGAGAGGGACTTGAATGGGCAGCTTGTTCCAGACAGAGAGCGATTCCCATATGGCATGAAGAGCCTGTCTGATTAT GTACACTCAAAAGGTCTTAAGTTTGGCATTTATGAAGATTACGGCAATTACACTTGCGCCGGATATCCAGGTATATTGGGTTACCTGGAAATAGACGCTGCCACGTTCGCATCTTGGGATGTGGACTATGTAAAGTTGGACGGATGTTACTCACATCCCGTCGATATGGATAGAG GCTATCCTGAGTTTGGGTTCCACCTGAATCAAACTGGCAAACACATGATATACTCCTGCAGCTGGCCCGTGTATCAGATCTATGCCGGTATGCAG ccAAACTATACCGCGATAGCGGAACACTGCAATCTTTGGCGCAACTTTGACGACATCCAGGACTCCTGGGCGAGTGTGGAAAGCATTATCGACTATTACGGCAACAATCAGGACGTGATTGTGCCTAATGCTGGGCCTGGTCACTGGAACGATCCTGATATGCTGATCATCGGCAATTTCGGACTGAGCTATGAGCAAAGCAAAACGCAAATGGCAATCTGGGCAATCCTAGCGGCGCCGTTGCTCATGTCCGTTGATCTCAGGACGATCAGACCAGAGTACAAGGCTATTTTGCAAAACAAGAAAATTATCGCCGTGGACCAAGATCCACTGGGCATCCAGGGTCGGCGGATATACAAA CATAAGGGCATTGAGATTTGGGCGAGGCCCATCACCCCAGTTTACCAAAATTACTACTCGTACGCAATCGCGTTCGTCAACAGGCGAACGGATGGTACACCATCGGATGTATCAGTCACACTGAAGGAGCTGGGTCTACAGTATCCGGGAGGATACCGCGTAGAA GATTTGTATGAGGATGTGGATTACGGCATATTGTCACCGCAAACCAAGATCAAGGTGAAAGTGAATCCGTCGGGTGTGGTGATACTGCGGTGTAATTTGAACATAGATGACGGGTTTCGTTACTCGCCGTACTCGCCCTTGAATCAGGTGTTTAAAGTTAGGCAAAACTCATTTAAATGA
- the LOC105274738 gene encoding alpha-N-acetylgalactosaminidase isoform X4: MLRNSLRTLCVLLSLATLVPALENGLARTPPMGWLAWERFRCNTDCKNDPDNCISDRLFRTMTDIVVAEGYAAVGYEYINVDDCWLEKERDLNGQLVPDRERFPYGMKSLSDYVHSKGLKFGIYEDYGNYTCAGYPGILGYLEIDAATFASWDVDYVKLDGCYSHPVDMDRGYPEFGFHLNQTGKHMIYSCSWPVYQIYAGMQPNYTAIAEHCNLWRNFDDIQDSWASVESIIDYYGNNQDVIVPNAGPGHWNDPDMLIIGNFGLSYEQSKTQMAIWAILAAPLLMSVDLRTIRPEYKAILQNKKIIAVDQDPLGIQGRRIYKHKGIEIWARPITPVYQNYYSYAIAFVNRRTDGTPSDVSVTLKELGLQYPGGYRVEDLYEDVDYGILSPQTKIKVKVNPSGVVILRCNLNIDDGFRYSPYSPLNQVFKVRQNSFK; the protein is encoded by the exons ATGCTGCGCAACTCGTTGCGGACCCTTTGTGTACTCCTGTCGCTGGCTACTCTGGTGCCTGCCCTGGAGAATGGTTTGGCCAGGACGCCACCGATGGGCTGGTTGGCCTGGGAGAGATTCAGATGCAACACTGACTGCAAAAATGATCCGGATAATTGCATAAG TGATCGTCTCTTCCGAACTATGACAGATATCGTGGTAGCCGAGGGCTATGCTGCAGTGGGCTATGAGTACATTAACGTGGATGACTGCTGGCTGGAAAAGGAGAGGGACTTGAATGGGCAGCTTGTTCCAGACAGAGAGCGATTCCCATATGGCATGAAGAGCCTGTCTGATTAT GTACACTCAAAAGGTCTTAAGTTTGGCATTTATGAAGATTACGGCAATTACACTTGCGCCGGATATCCAGGTATATTGGGTTACCTGGAAATAGACGCTGCCACGTTCGCATCTTGGGATGTGGACTATGTAAAGTTGGACGGATGTTACTCACATCCCGTCGATATGGATAGAG GCTATCCTGAGTTTGGGTTCCACCTGAATCAAACTGGCAAACACATGATATACTCCTGCAGCTGGCCCGTGTATCAGATCTATGCCGGTATGCAG ccAAACTATACCGCGATAGCGGAACACTGCAATCTTTGGCGCAACTTTGACGACATCCAGGACTCCTGGGCGAGTGTGGAAAGCATTATCGACTATTACGGCAACAATCAGGACGTGATTGTGCCTAATGCTGGGCCTGGTCACTGGAACGATCCTGATATGCTGATCATCGGCAATTTCGGACTGAGCTATGAGCAAAGCAAAACGCAAATGGCAATCTGGGCAATCCTAGCGGCGCCGTTGCTCATGTCCGTTGATCTCAGGACGATCAGACCAGAGTACAAGGCTATTTTGCAAAACAAGAAAATTATCGCCGTGGACCAAGATCCACTGGGCATCCAGGGTCGGCGGATATACAAA CATAAGGGCATTGAGATTTGGGCGAGGCCCATCACCCCAGTTTACCAAAATTACTACTCGTACGCAATCGCGTTCGTCAACAGGCGAACGGATGGTACACCATCGGATGTATCAGTCACACTGAAGGAGCTGGGTCTACAGTATCCGGGAGGATACCGCGTAGAA GATTTGTATGAGGATGTGGATTACGGCATATTGTCACCGCAAACCAAGATCAAGGTGAAAGTGAATCCGTCGGGTGTGGTGATACTGCGGTGTAATTTGAACATAGATGACGGGTTTCGTTACTCGCCGTACTCGCCCTTGAATCAGGTGTTTAAAGTTAGGCAAAACTCATTTAAATGA
- the LOC105274738 gene encoding alpha-N-acetylgalactosaminidase isoform X3 yields the protein MGHWVKVLAAATAAATSERASEPASYIRSVRMLRNSLRTLCVLLSLATLVPALENGLARTPPMGWLAWERFRCNTDCKNDPDNCISDRLFRTMTDIVVAEGYAAVGYEYINVDDCWLEKERDLNGQLVPDRERFPYGMKSLSDYVHSKGLKFGIYEDYGNYTCAGYPGILGYLEIDAATFASWDVDYVKLDGCYSHPVDMDRGYPEFGFHLNQTGKHMIYSCSWPVYQIYAGMQPNYTAIAEHCNLWRNFDDIQDSWASVESIIDYYGNNQDVIVPNAGPGHWNDPDMLIIGNFGLSYEQSKTQMAIWAILAAPLLMSVDLRTIRPEYKAILQNKKIIAVDQDPLGIQGRRIYKHKGIEIWARPITPVYQNYYSYAIAFVNRRTDGTPSDVSVTLKELGLQYPGGYRVEDLYEDVDYGILSPQTKIKVKVNPSGVVILRCNLNIDDGFRYSPYSPLNQVFKVRQNSFK from the exons ATGGGGCATTGGGTGAAAGTActcgcggcggcgacggcggcggcaacgagcgagcgagcgagcgaacctGCCTCTTATATCAGATCAGTACG AATGCTGCGCAACTCGTTGCGGACCCTTTGTGTACTCCTGTCGCTGGCTACTCTGGTGCCTGCCCTGGAGAATGGTTTGGCCAGGACGCCACCGATGGGCTGGTTGGCCTGGGAGAGATTCAGATGCAACACTGACTGCAAAAATGATCCGGATAATTGCATAAG TGATCGTCTCTTCCGAACTATGACAGATATCGTGGTAGCCGAGGGCTATGCTGCAGTGGGCTATGAGTACATTAACGTGGATGACTGCTGGCTGGAAAAGGAGAGGGACTTGAATGGGCAGCTTGTTCCAGACAGAGAGCGATTCCCATATGGCATGAAGAGCCTGTCTGATTAT GTACACTCAAAAGGTCTTAAGTTTGGCATTTATGAAGATTACGGCAATTACACTTGCGCCGGATATCCAGGTATATTGGGTTACCTGGAAATAGACGCTGCCACGTTCGCATCTTGGGATGTGGACTATGTAAAGTTGGACGGATGTTACTCACATCCCGTCGATATGGATAGAG GCTATCCTGAGTTTGGGTTCCACCTGAATCAAACTGGCAAACACATGATATACTCCTGCAGCTGGCCCGTGTATCAGATCTATGCCGGTATGCAG ccAAACTATACCGCGATAGCGGAACACTGCAATCTTTGGCGCAACTTTGACGACATCCAGGACTCCTGGGCGAGTGTGGAAAGCATTATCGACTATTACGGCAACAATCAGGACGTGATTGTGCCTAATGCTGGGCCTGGTCACTGGAACGATCCTGATATGCTGATCATCGGCAATTTCGGACTGAGCTATGAGCAAAGCAAAACGCAAATGGCAATCTGGGCAATCCTAGCGGCGCCGTTGCTCATGTCCGTTGATCTCAGGACGATCAGACCAGAGTACAAGGCTATTTTGCAAAACAAGAAAATTATCGCCGTGGACCAAGATCCACTGGGCATCCAGGGTCGGCGGATATACAAA CATAAGGGCATTGAGATTTGGGCGAGGCCCATCACCCCAGTTTACCAAAATTACTACTCGTACGCAATCGCGTTCGTCAACAGGCGAACGGATGGTACACCATCGGATGTATCAGTCACACTGAAGGAGCTGGGTCTACAGTATCCGGGAGGATACCGCGTAGAA GATTTGTATGAGGATGTGGATTACGGCATATTGTCACCGCAAACCAAGATCAAGGTGAAAGTGAATCCGTCGGGTGTGGTGATACTGCGGTGTAATTTGAACATAGATGACGGGTTTCGTTACTCGCCGTACTCGCCCTTGAATCAGGTGTTTAAAGTTAGGCAAAACTCATTTAAATGA
- the LOC105274739 gene encoding muscle-specific protein 20 produces the protein MALERQVRAKIAAKRNPEQEKEAQEWIESILGKKFPAGESFDDVLKDGQVLCHLMNKLSPGSVPKVNSSGGQFKMMENINMFQKALKDYGVDDVDVFQTVDLWEKKDMAQVVTTLFALGRTTYKHAEWKGPYLGPKPSEECKRDFTEEQLRAGESVIGLQAGSNKGATQAGQSIGATRKILLGK, from the exons ATGGCTCTAGAACGTCAAGTGCGCGCTAAG ATTGCGGCAAAACGCAATCCGGAGCAAGAGAAGGAGGCGCAGGAATGGATCGAGTCGATCCTCGGCAAGAAGTTCCCTGCCGGTGAATCGTTCGACGATGTGCTCAAGGATGGTCAGGTTTTGTGCCATCTGATGAACAAACTGTCTCCCGGATCGGTACCAAAGGTCAACAGCAGCGGTGGACAGTTCAAGATGATggagaatattaatat GTTCCAAAAGGCTCTAAAGGATTACGGGGTGGATGATGTCGACGTTTTCCAAACGGTGGACTTGTGGGAGAAGAAAGACATGGCGCAAGTAGTCACCACCTTGTTCGCGCTCGGTAGAACG ACGTACAAGCATGCCGAATGGAAGGGCCCTTACCTAGGACCGAAACCATCAGAGGAATGCAAACGTGACTTCACGGAGGAACAATTACGAGCCGGCGAATCGGTGATCGGTCTTCAGGCGGGTTCGAACAAGGGCGCGACTCAGGCCGGACAGAGTATCGGTGCCACTCGCAAAATCCTCCTTGGAAAGTAA
- the LOC105274740 gene encoding putative leucine-rich repeat-containing protein DDB_G0290503, with protein MQEDSEKPCAGTQSGKFIDTLIVQWMKRTGSNISLHQTEEMQQAPENPSTQEPNKQQALQHQEQIIQNLKRKLKESQEVEASLSSCLEAEVRNKEEIQTKLNGTWESIETIAEYFNYISETLASFQQHHANLSSLYDNVILKQQETIQKLQANNEKMKDQENQIAHLRNKSLFLEERLQEATVEEDKLRKQLENSEYELQLQKNELANTHAQEKLKLVKEQQRLLQEYESRLQTVEKEKCDVAKLAAQLENKLQIQEEKMRETLTEQTKLRKQLEDTEREFCSQKNATANAHAGEKKILVEKQQQLLSAYESLQSQLKVLEQNKSNTAELMAQKDVLLSKLQDENSTYKNQIEVMKENNNEMYNKCEASMDKQNMYEKELNAKSERIQNLEAIMNAIKQRESNLINDVNRIEKKLTNEMDYAKNLETKLNNTQKELQFAQEQNDEMQKTLDRINTTSELDSIKLQQQLKTLQREKEEVLKRENTRIKSAEILYENMQAKYKEVSALKNNHETQLVELKKTIDHLNEMNNDIRKENNVLNMTLTEVRADNSNLRNNHELLVTRNEELQGRLRETTEALQMRSIEDRKQLKDNLTKEEKQPITQSKSQQKKNAKRKYGIRFDPDITEITEAGQCNVSTSVDVSDDDDEDDKQPPSQPLNRSSTERESQKEQEAEITSVGRKFFKSRPVQHTYYKRRQNF; from the exons GGAGCCCAACAAGCAGCAAGCCCTGCAACACCAGGAACAGATCATCCAAAACCTGAAACGGAAGCTAAAAGAGAGCCAGGAAGTGGAGGCATCCCTTTCCTCCTGCTTGGAAGCGGAAGTACGCAACAAGGAGGAGATTCAGACGAA ACTGAATGGCACTTGGGAATCCATCGAGACCATCGCGGAATATTTCAATTACATCAGTGAGACTCTTGCCAGCTTCCAACAGCATCACGCTAATTTATCCTCCTTATATGACAACGTGATTCTGAAGCAACAAGAGACCATCCAGAAACTTCAGGCGAACAatgaaaaaatgaaag ATCAGGAGAATCAAATCGCgcatttgagaaataaatcgttgttcctggaaGAGAG ACTACAAGAGGCAACAGTAGAGGAAGATAAATTGCGAAAACAACTGGAAAATTCCGAGTACGAGCTACAATTGCAGAAGAACGAATTGGCCAACACACATGCTCAGGAAAAGCTGAAGCTTGTCAAA GAGCAACAACGTTTGCTACAAGAATATGAATCACGTCTGCAGACggtcgagaaagaaaaatgtgacGTTGCGAAATTGGCCGCACAACTGGaaaacaaattacaaattcaaGAAGAGAA aatgcGAGAGACCCTGACGGAGCAAACCAAATTGCGAAAGCAACTGGAGGATACCGAGCGCGAATTTTGTTCCCAGAAAAATGCAACAGCGAATGCGCACGccggagaaaaaaagatacttGTCGAA aaaCAACAACAATTGCTATCAGCATACGAAAGTTTACAATCACAATTAAAAGTGTTGGAACAAAACAAGAGCAATACTGCAGAACTAATGGCGCAAAAGGATGTGCTTCTTTCAAAACTTCAGGATGAAAATTCCACGTATAA AAATCAGATTGAAGTAATGAAAGAGAATAACAACGAGATGTACAATAAATGCGAGGCATCGATGGATAAGCAAAATATGTACGAGAAGGAATTAAATGCAAAGTCAGAAAGA ATTCAAAACTTGGAAGCGATAATGAATGCGATAAAACAAAGAGAGTCGAACCTCATCAATGACGTGAACAGAATAGAGAAAAAATTAACCAACGAAATGGACTATGCTAAGAATCTCGAGACTAAACTAAACAACACGCAGAAGGAGCTGCAATTTGCACAGGAGCAAAATGACGAGATGCAAAAGACTCTAGATAGAATAAATACTACGAGTGAACTGGACAGTATTAAATTACAACAGCAATTGAAGACTCTTCAGAGGGAAAAGGAAGAAGTTCTAAAGCGAGAGAATACGCGGATTAAG AGTGCTGAGATCTTGTATGAAAACATGCAAGCCAAGTACAAAGAGGTGTCAGCCTTGAAGAACAATCATGAAACACAGCTGGTAGAGTTGAAAAAAACGATAGATCATCTGAACGAGATGAACAATGACATCAGGAAAGAAAACAACGTGCTGAACATGACGTTAACGGAAGTAAGAGCGGATAACAGCAACTTGAGGAACAATCACGAGTTGCTCGTGACACGTAATGAGGAGCTGCAAGGGAGGTTGCGCGAAACTACAGAAGCGCTTCAGATGAGATCTATCGAGGACCGGAAGCAGCTCAAGGATAACCTCACAAAGGAAGAGAAACAACCGATAACACAGTCGAAGAGCCAACAGAAGAAGAACGCGAAGCGCAAGTATGGAATCCGTTTTGATCCTGACATCACGGAAATAACCGAGGCCGGACAGTGCAAC GTCTCCACATCCGTGGATGttagcgacgacgacgacgaggacgataaGCAACCGCCGTCGCAGCCGCTGAATCGCTCCTCGACAGAAAGGGAAAGTCAGAAGGAG CAAGAAGCGGAAATTACGTCAGTCGGAAGGAAGTTCTTCAAGTCGCGTCCCGTTCAGCATACCTACTACAAGCGGCGAcagaatttttaa